From Shewanella yunxiaonensis, the proteins below share one genomic window:
- a CDS encoding cell division protein ZapB, with amino-acid sequence MSLDLLSKLEASIQNALEQIELLKLELDEEKQKNLALSEQNQRLQQDLNTWNDKVSGLVGLLTEKVD; translated from the coding sequence ATGAGCCTTGATTTACTGTCCAAACTGGAAGCCAGTATCCAGAATGCATTAGAGCAGATTGAACTCCTAAAACTGGAATTGGATGAAGAAAAGCAGAAAAACCTTGCTCTCAGTGAGCAGAATCAGCGACTACAACAGGATCTGAATACCTGGAACGACAAAGTGTCAGGGCTGGTAGGTCTGCTCACCGAAAAGGTAGATTAA
- a CDS encoding DUF1107 domain-containing protein, whose product MRVFPVYAPKLIAKHARIFLKGAVWVKDLGRLEFEKGRFLLPGKGLPKVKQAVIELNHLLDLQTQETSSV is encoded by the coding sequence GTGCGCGTATTCCCCGTCTATGCTCCAAAGCTCATAGCCAAACATGCGAGGATTTTTCTTAAAGGGGCGGTCTGGGTGAAAGACCTAGGTCGTCTGGAGTTTGAAAAAGGACGTTTCTTGTTGCCTGGTAAAGGCCTGCCCAAGGTGAAGCAGGCGGTTATCGAACTCAATCATCTGTTAGATCTGCAGACTCAGGAAACGTCGTCGGTTTGA
- a CDS encoding thiol:disulfide interchange protein DsbA/DsbL has product MKKLLIMAAAFLLLPLAANATEFKEGVNYKVISDKPASVKPVLTEYFSFYCPHCYHFAKTYLPQLKANMPKGMTFKQVHVEFIGRQMGEVMSRAWAIAELLNVSDKIEPTLFAAIHEKHQRFTSMEDVKQFFASQGVDPKEFEAAANSFMVNSMVASMKRSTENAKIDGVPGLVVNDKYLIDTPSLKSFDQLLEIVNYLSKLQ; this is encoded by the coding sequence ATGAAAAAATTGTTGATCATGGCTGCGGCTTTTTTGTTGCTGCCTCTTGCGGCAAACGCGACCGAATTCAAAGAAGGGGTTAACTACAAAGTTATCTCCGATAAGCCAGCATCGGTAAAACCGGTATTAACAGAATATTTTTCTTTCTACTGTCCACATTGCTATCACTTCGCCAAGACCTATTTGCCACAACTGAAGGCGAATATGCCAAAGGGGATGACGTTTAAACAAGTACACGTAGAGTTTATTGGGCGTCAGATGGGTGAGGTGATGTCTCGAGCCTGGGCGATCGCAGAGTTATTAAACGTAAGTGATAAAATCGAACCGACACTCTTTGCGGCTATTCATGAAAAGCACCAACGCTTTACTAGCATGGAAGATGTGAAACAGTTTTTTGCCTCACAAGGGGTTGATCCCAAGGAATTTGAAGCAGCGGCCAACTCCTTTATGGTGAATAGTATGGTTGCCAGCATGAAGCGTAGTACTGAAAACGCTAAAATTGATGGTGTGCCAGGGCTGGTGGTTAATGATAAGTATCTGATTGATACCCCGTCATTGAAGTCTTTTGATCAGCTGTTAGAAATTGTTAATTATCTCAGCAAACTGCAGTGA
- a CDS encoding serine/threonine protein kinase, translated as MSDTSAAFHFSGLTPELILNAIESIGIYPESGLLPLNSYENRVYQFRCDRGKRYVVKFYRPERWSDEQILEEHAFAFELQAAEIPLAAPVNVDGVSLHLFEGYRFALFPSIGGRSFEVDNLEQLEAVGQFIGRMHQYAKGSRFQTRIAISPQTFGDTGIAEMAECQLIPAKLRAPLLETTHTLLEQVRLQWQQLTPSKMRLHGDLHPGNILWTPDGPGFVDLDDACNGPAVQDLWMMLSGDRNQQQLQLEVLLEAYSEFSDFHPAELKLIECLRALRLMHYNGWLAKRWLDPAFPLHFPWFATEDYWQQQWQLFNDQLQRLHQPPLSLIPY; from the coding sequence ATGAGTGATACCAGTGCAGCATTTCACTTCAGCGGGTTAACCCCTGAGCTGATTTTAAACGCCATTGAAAGTATCGGGATCTACCCAGAAAGCGGGTTGTTGCCACTCAATAGTTATGAAAACCGCGTTTATCAGTTCCGTTGCGATCGCGGAAAACGCTATGTGGTGAAGTTTTATCGACCAGAACGTTGGAGCGATGAGCAGATCCTTGAGGAGCATGCGTTTGCTTTTGAGTTACAAGCGGCTGAAATCCCCTTAGCCGCACCGGTTAACGTGGATGGGGTGAGTCTGCATCTTTTTGAAGGGTATCGTTTTGCATTGTTTCCTTCCATCGGCGGACGCAGTTTTGAAGTGGATAATCTGGAACAGTTAGAAGCTGTTGGACAGTTTATCGGGCGCATGCACCAGTACGCCAAAGGCAGTCGTTTTCAGACGCGAATTGCTATCAGCCCTCAGACCTTTGGTGATACCGGAATCGCGGAGATGGCTGAGTGTCAACTGATACCCGCCAAACTCAGAGCCCCGTTGCTTGAAACGACGCATACATTGCTCGAACAAGTCCGACTACAATGGCAACAGCTGACGCCATCGAAAATGCGCTTGCACGGCGATTTGCATCCAGGGAATATTTTGTGGACGCCAGACGGTCCAGGGTTTGTTGACTTAGACGATGCTTGCAATGGTCCGGCAGTGCAGGATCTGTGGATGATGCTCAGTGGTGATCGTAATCAGCAACAGCTACAACTGGAAGTATTGTTAGAGGCTTATTCGGAGTTCAGTGATTTCCATCCGGCAGAATTAAAACTGATTGAATGTTTGCGCGCATTGCGCCTGATGCATTATAACGGCTGGCTGGCCAAGCGTTGGTTAGACCCGGCATTTCCGCTGCATTTTCCGTGGTTTGCAACTGAGGATTATTGGCAGCAACAGTGGCAACTGTTTAATGACCAATTGCAGCGTCTGCATCAGCCACCGCTAAGTCTGATCCCATATTAA
- a CDS encoding DUF3630 family protein, with protein MNDPKAANPAVRLDVNEHTLIFELAVADFEQFPTQAEQLCQRLDLRVRERSWGADRHQWLVEFESSLLWLNFEFYSGSCWLSCQQPEDFEVLQYLQSLWESQQ; from the coding sequence ATGAATGATCCCAAAGCAGCCAATCCCGCTGTCAGGTTGGATGTGAACGAACACACACTGATTTTTGAATTGGCGGTAGCGGATTTTGAACAGTTTCCGACTCAAGCTGAACAGCTGTGCCAGCGGTTAGATTTGCGCGTGCGTGAACGCAGTTGGGGCGCTGACAGGCATCAGTGGCTGGTCGAGTTTGAAAGTAGCTTGTTATGGCTTAATTTTGAATTTTACAGCGGTAGCTGTTGGTTAAGTTGCCAGCAACCGGAGGATTTTGAGGTGCTGCAATATCTGCAATCTTTATGGGAGTCACAGCAATGA